In Ahaetulla prasina isolate Xishuangbanna chromosome 10, ASM2864084v1, whole genome shotgun sequence, the genomic window ccatcaggcaagtaACTAATTAAGATGAGCCATGATGGCAGGCCCCAAACGCTCCGTGGAATGATAGGGGAAGGGGGCTGAGGACACCCCTTATTGCTGGGAAGACACCTCCTGCCCCCCACCTCAGATCAAAATGGGCCAGCCAAGGCCAGGCAGGGCAGGGTGGGGGTCctgcagggctttaaaggtgaactGGATCCCCTAGCAGAGCAACTGCAGGAGAGGAGTGATGTTGCCAGATGAGTTGccagctgcattttggaccatCCAGAGCTCTCcagcagaggggaggggagacttTGGGGGGAACTCTCTGAATGAACCTGGGAGGGGTCCCATCTACCTTTTCTGTCCTGCAGCTCATCCCCCAGCCCTCCCCAGGCACCCAGAGGCTGCACAGTCGGAGAGCGCTGACGGCCTGCGACGTGAGTGCTACTATGACCCAAATGCTGCCCAAGCATGTGAAAACATTCTGGCCAGGAACGCCACCCGCCAGGAGTGCTGCTGCAGTCTCGGTCACGGGTGGGGCCTTGACTGCCATATCGAGGTCTGCCCCTTCTCGGGGACAGGTAAGGCTGGGAGGGTTAATGGGGCTTCCTGGAAGAGGCTTTGGGGGGAGGCACACAAAGGAATGTGGATTGTTCCCCCTCCactattaaaaacttattattttGCAGCTTTTAAATAGTGatagaaaaatgggaaaaatagaCAAACATAAAAGTACatgctttgttaaaaaaaatgcatataaaatgtttttaagtgaaaaaaatcaaacaaaagaaaagaaaaggcatatagcaatagcacttaggcttaagacttatataccgcttcatagtgcttgacagccttctctaagcggtttacagagacagcctatggtccccaacaaactgggttctcattttaggaCTCATTTTATCATTTTAGCTGTAAATAGTTACAGTTCTATATAGGCTTGTAGGTGGCATTGGGATCTTCGATTCTTTGGTGAAAGGATCCCCTGTCGTCATGGGAACCGGGGGCGGGCTGGCGGGCGTGAGGGTTTTCTCACGTTAATTTCATGGAAAGGGCTTCGGGCTCGATTGCCTGATGGTAACCATACAAGGGACCTTCCCACTCGCCTTCAAGGCCATCAGGGTGGGGCAATCtgtggagtggggggaggggaatgcagGGGGAAGAAATGATGGCTTAAGGTGTTGCAAGCAGCCTTCTAGTCTCCCCTCTCTGATAGGGGCTTGGTCAGACCCCCACCCAACTTGGCTCCTGACTTCTAGGAATCTAACAGGAAATGGGGAGGGAGAGATCTATGCTCCTAATGGGAACTGAAGCGGGGCTGGCCTTGCATTCGGGGGGCCCCAGGAGGGCTGCAGGTGGTCTTGAGAATGCCTGTCAGCAGCCCCAGCTGTCTCTGGCAGAGGCAAGCAAGCTCCCTTTGTGGGCGTTCCTGGCCTCAGGAGCTCCAGCAACAGCTTGCGACGAGTGaagttttttttccagtgccccaGACTGAGGCTGGGAGGGGGGCTGGGGGCCCTTGGGGCAGGTGCTGACAGACAGCCTTTTCCCTGCAGCCGAATTCCAGGCTCTGTGTCCTCATGGCAGTGGCTACGCTGCTGTCCTCATCAGAAACGTCCCAGCATTTAAAGGTACGCACTTGTGTGTGGGGGTGTCTGGATGTGGCCAGCTTAAATGGGGCTGGGGGCCCACATGGAAGAGAGTGGGCTAGGGGTCTTCACTTTTTGTCTTTATTTCCAACTCGGTGTTCCTACACAGATGTGGATGAGTGTGCCCTCTTCGGCTCCCAGGTGTGCAAGGGTGGGGTTTGTCTGAACAAGATCCCTGGGTACTCCTGCTATTGCCCCAATGGCTACTATTATGAGACACAGCACCTGGAGTGCATTGGTGAGGActgctgcgcccccccccccccggcttctgaGATGCTTGTAGCCTGAGATCAACCAATGCCCTTGTCACCCTAGATAACGATGAGTGTCTGGATGAAGAAGCCGAGCCCTGCGTGGGGGGGCACTGCATCAACACCATCGGCTCTTATTACTGTTCTTGCGCTGCTCCCCTGGTGCTGGACCCCTCCCAGCGCCGATGCGTGACCAATGAGAGCCACGGCCTGGGTTTGTATTCTTCCCCGTTCTGGCCCAGCCTCGCAGGGGGGCATTGGGAGATGGATTGCAATGCAAGCCTTGGTTCTTTGGGGGTCATCCTGGCAATCCCTGCTCTGCCCCCCAGATGAGGACCTGGCCGTCTGCTGGCAGGAGGTGGGCCCGGACCTGGTGTGCCGCCGACCCCGCCTGGACCGCCGGGTGACTTACACGGAGTGCTGCTGCCTCTATGGAGAGGCCTGGAGCATGAACTGCGCTCTGTGCCCAGCCCGGGACTCAGGTAGGTGCCCTCCTTCTCCCCAGGAGCCAAGGGTGAAGCAGAGGAGTGGGCCTCGGGGGCCCCTTTGCAGTCTCATGaacagggaaggggagaggagcacCAGGTGCTGGGAAGGAAGAGCTGCAGCCACCTTTCCTTTTCCCAGacatgttttcatttatttattaaacttttatgctgCTCATCCTCATGGTAAGGAGCTGGAGGCCAGAAAGCACTTATTCGATGCAATGAGATTTCTGGGTGCCCCCTCAGGCCCCATATTGTGTGCTCAGAATGCAGCTCTGCCAGCCCGGGGGGGTGTGTGTTGCCTTCTTCCTGAGCCCCCACCTCCACCTGGCCACCGGGGTCTCCTGCTCTTTTTCTAGCTTTGTGACTCTTAATAGCAAAGAGAGGCTGTGGGAAGAAGCTCTCTTCGGAGCATTTCCTCTGGAGAGGATGGCCTCCTTTGTTcaacgcagtggtgaaatccaaatttttttactaccagttcagtgggcatggcttggtgggtgtggtgtggcttggtgggtgtggtaggggaaggacattgcaaaattcccattcctttcccactctggggccagctggaggtggtatttgcagattctccgaactactcaaaatttccgctaccagttctccagaacctgtcagaacctgctggatttcacccctggtttaacggCCTGCCTACACCCTCCTGGGGGGCCTCTGGAGACCATCTGCCCCTGCATTTAGACTGCTTTGGTCCTAACCCCCGCCGCCCCTTTGCTTTCCCCAGATGACTTTGAGGCCCTGTGTAATGTCCTCCAGCGCCCCAGTTATGGGTTGGGGCGGCCGGGCAGCCCGGCGGCACCCTTCGAATATGGCGGAGGAGAGTTTCTGCCTTACGGCCCTGATGTCTACAATCCGCTGGCACGGCCTGGCCCTCTGCTTCCCAGCTATGACACTCTCCCTCATGAGTCACTCTATGGACCATCCCCCTACGAGGCAGCTGGCCTGGACGACGCACCCTATAGTGATGCGCAGCTGGACACCCCAGCTGAGGACCTCCGGGATGGATACCAGCCTCGTAGCCCCCCTGACTCAGACTGGCACTACCCGTCCCGTGGCCATGGGCACTCCTATCCTGAACGGCCCAATCGGGCCAGTGAAGACTACCGTGAGTGGGTgacaaaggggaggggggagctgcCACTTGTATGTTTGCAAAATGGCACTTGCAGGTGGTCCTGGGATGAAAAGAAAAGTGGCCTCTGGGAGGGGAAGCTTtaaagagggggaaggaggacgGGGGTCTCAGGCAGTGTAAAAGGGAAGCCTGCTTGCATCTCTTGGTCTGTCACCAGCAGGCCATTTTGGAGGCACCGGAGGGCTCCCTGCCGAGGAGTGTGGGATTCTGAGTGGCTGTGAAAATGGCCAGTGTATCCAGGTTGCTGATGGGTTCACCTGCTCCTGCAACGAGGGCTACCGCCTTGACCCGACCCACATGGCGTGCCGTGGTGAGGGGCCCCCTCTCCTTGTCCCCCCAGCTGGTGGGCTGAGCCCAGCTCTCCTGGCCAAATGGCAGCCTGACGTGATCTCTCTCCTCTCCGCAGATATTGACGAATGCAGGGAGGTGGACAGGCTGTGCTCCGGTGGCCGCTGCCTCAACCTGGAGGGCTCCTACCATTGCCTGTGCCCGCTTGGCACTGCGCTCGCAGGGCAGCCCCCCCGCTGCCTCCACATCCCCCGCAGCCGAGCCTGAGCTTGGGCGGGTGGGGAATATTTATTACTTGTCCAGGTGGGAACGGAGAAAGGTTGTGAAGGCGAAAGGACCCTTTGCCCGCCCCACCCCCCTCAGTCTGCAGTCTCTGGAGGAGCTAGGAAGGTGGCTAGTGCTCAGGAGGGGGGGCTCTTCTGCTCCTGATTAGGACCATGGGATGAGGTGGGGTGGCCAAAAGGTCCCAAAACGGGGTCGGATCCCTCTCGTCCTTGGAAGGCAGGAGCCCATCTGGCTGCCTCCCTGCCCTGGCTGCCTGTGATTGGAAACATTTTCTCCCTTGCGCCCTCTACACCCCTGTTGTCAGTGTGTGCATGGGAAGGCATGCCCCCCCCCCGTAGCCTTTCCTCATCTACTGAAGACTCACAGCAGAGTTACGCGGCAGggcactggcagaggcacagggGCCTCTGAGCAGGTGACAGTCCCTGGGCTTTCTCAGAGGGCACGGGAATAGGGCTGAGTCCAGGTGAATGCCCTGGCTCCAGCCCTACCCTTGTGACCGAGGGCAGCACAGAAGCCCACACCCCCAAATATTTCCCAGGTACTTAAATGCCTGTCATGAGGAGAGGGGCCCTACAACTCACCACCTCTGATCCCCCAGCTCCACCTCCCTTGTTGCTCCAACAGATGCTTAAACTTCCTCGTGCATCCAAAGACGCCCCCAATCCAGGTAGGGGCTGTCAGAAAGGCAGGGGGCCTTTTGGCATCATGCCAGCTGGGGCCACAGTCACTTCTTCACTGCTGTTACTGGACCAATAAATATTTTCTATAAAAGGAGTCGACAAATTTGGCTTCTCTAAGGAGAAGAGAGACCAGCAGGGGGTTCGTTCAGTCCCCCGCCCTTTGGGGCCCAGGCGTTTGGTGGGGATGGGCAGAGTTGGCTGAACTAACtagggtgggtggggtggaaaCAGTAACACAGGCCAAGCAGCATCCAGGGTGGCTCTGGGGTCTCACCAGCCAGAAGGGGAAGGGACTTCTGCAGTCAAGCACTCAGAAATAACCACAAAGAGCGAATCCCACTGTTTGTCTTCGCTGATGTGAAGCATCAGTAGCAAAACATTTTGAGAAATGGACCCTGGATGGAGCCCTTCACTTCCACTTTCCATTTGAGGCTTTGGTGTCTCAAGCGCAGAACCCTCCCCCCTTCCACCTTGGCAGCTCCTGGCTTGCAAAGCTCAGCTCAAACCACAGCTGGAGGCAAGGATATTGGGCCACGTTGCACTGACTACAGTGATAGAAGGAAGTGTCACTGGGGAGGGATGAGGGGGCCTGGAAGCTCCAGCCTTTCAGCTGTGCTTTTTAAAGATCCCCCTCCCCAGCCCATCCAAAGACAGAGCCAGAAGCCTCCCATGTTCCCTCCCCTGCCCTCCACAGGAGTGGACCATCCAGCAGCCTCATTTCCTTGGTCAGGAAGGACAGACGAGATCAGCAAGTCTTCCTTGTGGATTAGCCCAAACTCTCGCCCTGCTGCTCCTTGCTATTATCTGTTAATGGAGGAATAATGGGATGGGCCTCCTGGCCGGGGGTGTGCAGGCAATTTTTCCTTCTGCCCTGGCTCAGAGGCAGGGCTGGGCTCCCCCAGGATACTCTGATGCTCTTCGGGAGGCTGCTCCGGGGGCAGGAAGATCAGCTCAgagaggccgtgcaggtctgccAGCTTGTGGAAGGTCTGGAGAATCAGCAGCATGGCCATGAGCCCCAGAAGCAGGTAAACTGGAAGGAGAGTGGGGGAGAGTGAGCCAGGAGCAGGTCTGGAAGACAGGCaggcccttccctcctccttgccCACCTGGGAATCACGGATTGGCAGGCTTGGGGTGCCCATCAAAACTAACTTGTCTGGCTCAGCCTTCAACCTGGATGTTCTCTGGGTGAGCTGGCCTCTCCAATTGTTCCCGGGGCACAGCGTTACTGACCTGTGACGGAGACCTTGTAGAGGGGGCGAAGGCGTTGTCTGGGCTGCTCCCCAGGGACGTAGTCTCCTAGGCCAATGGTGCAGAGGgagatgaagcagaagtagaaagCGTCCAGAAAGCTCCAGGATTCTTCCAGGGAACTGAAGATGGCAGCAGGCACTAAGAAGAAGGTCGCCAACACCAGGCCCATCAGCACCAACAGGTGCCCCCACAACAGGATGCGGCGGTCAGAGCCCCAGCGGAGGGCCAGGTATTCCAAAGGCCCAGAGGTGAAAGTGTCCACAAGGCGCTGCACAGTAGCTGTGAGCACCAGCATGGTGAAGGGGACGCCCACCACCGCGTAGAAGATGCAGAAAGCTTTGCCGGCATCTGAGAGGGGTGTAGTGTAACCGTagcctgaaggagggaagggtgaGCGTCAGAGGCAGTGGTCACTGTGCTGAGGCTCCACCCTGAGCAGCATGGGGCTCAAGGGCAAAGACCAAAGCGTCCGTCCCTCCATGCCAGCAAACAGGCTAAGCCACCTCTGGCCACGGGAGGACTATTCCTGCCTTCCCGGCATGAGCTGCTGTGGGGCCCAATTCTTAGTCGGATAGCAACCTCACATAGTTCATGGGACAGAAGGTAGGAAAGGTGAGAGGCCGGCAGACCTCCGCCCTTCTGAAGGGAAGTGGAACATTCATGGAGCAAATGGAACTTCATGACggatggagggagggggcgaGAGTTTGAGAGCTTGGGCTGGAAGCATAATAGGTTAATCACTGCTGGGACCTCCAAGGTTTTTTATTGTTGAAAAGAAATGTCAATCCTGTATATTAGGCACAGCAGGGTTACCCAGAAGTGACATGGGGCAAAGAGACGGATGGCAGATGCCAGCGCCCCAGGACTGGGGACACAGCAGAAGCCAGAGGGTAGAGAACCTGGCTCCTGGGCAGCACTACCTGCTGCCTAAGTCCCATTCATATTGAACGCCTGTGGTGGCTTGGGGGCTTTTGGGTTAAGACGGGAGGGACAGCGGCCTCTCTGTTCTAAAGTCAGAGCTGTACACCAGCTGGGGATGCCACACTATGCTGGAAAGACTTGCCAGATTACTTGTGGCTCAATTCCAGGGGGCCAAACAGTTGGGCTGCCCCATCAGGGCAAGGGCCCTTCTCTAAAGCCAACACTGGCACTTCTGCCCATAAGCCAAGTATAGCTGACAGATCTCAGCACTTGCCCACATCACCTTGCAGCTTTTCTTTCtccagaaagagatggagagggtAAGTTaagtcctttcttcttttgccattTCTGTGCGTTCTGTAATCACAATTATCTTCAGAGTGATTCTACATGACAGTTGTGCAATATTAATGTAACTATTGCTAATAAAATTTTGCAGGACTCTCCTCTGTGAAAGTATttgctattgtatttttaaaaatggaacataAGATTTTACTATTTGACATTGGTgcaaaaagcaaacaaatcacCCCTCACCACCGATGGAGCTGGAGTGAGAAGGGCACCAGGATTGCGATCTGTTTTGCAGGGCACCTGGACCATCGGCAGCAGAGCCCTTCCAGGAATAAGAGGATCCGGGGAGGCCAGCCCAGTAGCCACCCGATGCTCCCTCAGAAGAGGTGGCTGCCACCAAAAGAGCTAGCTGCCACCAGGCAAGACACAAAGTGGAGGCCggtggattgctaccagttcacgcaTCTAAACGAGCCTGAACGCCCGAGTTGGGAGACGCAGTTCCGGGTACTCAGCTAAGCCTGGCAGCTCCGTCCACACTCTTCCAGTGAGAACGAGCTGCGGCGTAGGGACCGTATGTGACCAAGCGCACCAGCAGAGAGCCGCCCCGAGGCAGGGCATAGTCAGCGACTGTATTAAAGCCTCCTCTCGGCGCGGTGGCTCGGCCCTCGGCAGCTCCAAGCGAGCAGCAGACGAAGACCAGGAAGCGGCCCCAGCTGCTCACCTGTGCCAGGAGTTCTCCGTCAAGATCGCGTCTCGGAGGGTGGAGACACGGCGCCACGTCCAAGCGCGAAAAAGAGGCTGTGCCCGAAAggtgggggtggagggtgggTCTCGGCCTAGGGCCCCGAAGCACGCTCCTCCCGACACCGCCACCTTACAAGGCGCTCGGCCGCGGGGATCCCGCCTGACCCTTCCCAGCCACTGCGCCCAGAATAACCCGCAGAAAGTGCAGGAGAACAGGCCGCCTGTCCCCGAAGGAGCTTAGTCGGCCTTGGCTCACCCACGGTGGTGATCAAAGTGCTGGCGAAGAAGAAGGCCGAGGCGAAATCCCAGTTGGACGTGGCAGCCGAGCCGTTGTGCAGGAGGGCCGCGGAGTGGCGGTCGGCTCTCAAGACGGCACCCAGGAAACGCTCCAGCCCGGCCTCGGACAGGCAGGGGCTGCTGCGCAGGAAGTCGCTCTTAAGATTCCGCAGCTCGGCTCGCAGCCGGCTCTCGTAGGGTCGCTCGACGGCTGAGATGATCAGCGCTCCGAGCAGCAGATAGCCCGCATAGGCCAGCGCGAAGGCTGTCAAGACGGCGCCGCGCCTCATGGCTCCCCCGGCGGAGCGCAGAGCCACTCGTGGCAAATAAGAGCGGAAGAAGGAGACGCTTGCAGAAGCGAAGCCTGTGTCCGCCCCGACGACTCCGCGGACCAGCCTCTTGGGCGgcggccaggcccctcccgtcagGCGGAGCCTGACTGCCAAGAGTTGCACCTGGCAGGCGGGATACTGGTTGGGCATTTTCCGTCCGAGTTCTACCAACGCTCCTTCCACCGGGTGAGACGGTCGGGCGCTCAGCATCGGGGACATGTTCAGGGGCCCTGGGCACCTCACACTGACCCAGGCTAACAGATTAAGGCCAACCCTTGGAGTTCACCCCAGGAGGGTCAGATTTTGGAGAAAGCAAGGGTAGTGGGCACCTGGCTGGACTACAGATCCAAAACCCTTGTGCTTCACTGCTCTCTTTCTCCTGCCGTCTTGGCTTTGGTCCTTGCCACCTCccagaattgggggggggaatgttataaaagaggagcaagaaaACGAGCTCGCTAGCCTCCTCCGGAGGTCTTGGGGAGAGAGGCATCCCCCTCCCTTTCAGGACTGGGTGTGCTCTAGGCAGGAAGCAAGTTGTGCGAAAACAGGAACTGGGAAATTGGTAAGAGGCTTGCTAGCAAGGAAGCCTGATGGCCCTGCCTGGGGAGAACAGGAAGAATCACCAGGCAGAGAAAAAGGAACCCCAGCAACAGCAGCCAGAGTGGGGAGCaaaagaattagaattctttatcagccagtgtgattggacacaccaggacttttatctctggtgcataagctcgcaTGTACATACAAGCAAAAAGTGAAGCAAATCCCTCAACATCAGTTTTTATTTTCCAACATTCACTCTCATCTTTCATGTGGGCGTATCCAGAGTGTTCACATGTCAGCATGTACATGAACAGCCTGTGAGGGCCTGAGTGCTTGTTCCACAAGGACTGGTTCCCCAATTCCACCAGTGAAAGGGAGCCTATGGCTCTCTGTGACTATGCCTCTATGCCACTTAGAGCCCCCCAGCATGGCCCCCAGAACCCACCAAACTGCCTGAAAGTGAATCCTCCTTCTGAAACTCATAGGCACCCCGTGGAGGGCTGATGCCATGCACTCCCCATCAACAAGGGCTTCTTGCAGAAAGCAAAGCAGGCTCTCTCTAGCGAGAAGAATCTGAAGGAACAGCAGCTGCTGAAACCTTGGGTCACCAGCGCAGCCATGAAAGGAGGACTACCCAAGTAATAGCCAGTTAATACAATGGCTGGGTTCTCAACAGCTTCAACCAAAGGGTCATTTAAGGACACAGAGAAAATGGCTACCTGAAAAATGGGGACAACAGTCTGACCTTGGAAAGCCTGATGCAGGGCCTATTATTTAGCCATTAAATGTCTAAGGAACCCAAATCTGGAATGACTCTTTGGATGCTTCATATAAGAAAAGAATGACAATTCCTGGGAGGgagcaaataaaaacagagggatataatcaagatcacgtgaagtgttagtgccactttataatgccttggtaaggccacacttggaatattgcatccagttttgatcgccacgatgtaaaaaagatgttgagactctagaaagagtgcagagaagagcaacaaagatgattaggggactggagactaaaacatatgaagaacggttgcaggaactgggtatgtctagtttaataaaaagaaggactaggggagacatgatagcagtgttccaatatctcaggggttgccacaaagaagagggagtcgggctgttctccaaagcacctgagggtagaacaagaagcaatgggtggaaactggtcaaggaaagaagcaacttagaactaaggagaaatttcctgacagttagaacaattaatcagtggaacaacttgcctgcagaagttgtgaatactccaacactggaaatttttaagaaaatgttggataaccatctgactgagatggtgtagggtttcctgcctggacagcgggttggactagaaggcctccaaagtcccttccaactctgttgttatattattataaaactcTGCAAGCAAGCTCAGGGTCTCATTATTAGCAACAGCTGAGCAGGCAAAGCCTCACATGTGCCTGTTAAGAATTAAGATTTAAACTGCCTTTCATTGCTGGTATGGTACTACTTCAGTAGGAAGGTAAGCAGTGCTCCATGATGTCCTGCTGGCCAAATGTCCGCAGAAATGTCTtccgacagtgctggctcaatggccttgaaacagtgatgattggaaaaaatgaccaaaaaaacatatagattttaagccaaaagtctttttattggggatcataccagaaatatatagtagagaattgagatatctgatggtgaatattataacagcagctaggattgtgtttgctaaaaattggaaaaatgagaaaatacctttgcaagatgaaattattaggaaaataatggaatgtgcagaaatgagtaaattgacatttgaaattagagagcaggaagaaaagcaatattattttttttttcagggatctatttatttatttatttatttattttgtcacaacaatatatgtaggtatcatacaaaaagattatatagtaaataaacatatatatgtatgggtaaatataaggaggtataagcatatatataggaaggagaaaagaaaaaaaaacaaaaaacaataggacaggaacggtaggcacgtttgtgcgcttatgcacgccccttatggtcctcttaggaatggggtgaggtcaatagtagaaagtttttggataaaacttttaggattatgggaagagaccacagagtcaggtaaagtgttccaagcactgatgattctgttacagaagtcatattttctgcaatctagattaaagcggttgacattaagtttaaatctattagttgctctagtattattgcaattaaagctgaagtagtctttaacaggaaggacattacaatagatgattctgtgagttaagcttaggtcttgtcgaaggcgacagagttccaagttttctaagcctaggatttcaagtctggtgggataaggtattttgtggttttcagaggaatggagaactcttcttgtaaaatatttctggacacgttcaattgtattgatgtcagagatgtggtgagggttccaaactggcgagctgtattctagaattggtcttgcaaatgttttatatgctctggttagtagtgtggtgtttattatattataagatACGGGActcattttatcaatggctagaaggaaagatacGTTAGAAAAGATCTGAGAAAGACTTAAGCGAAATATTAAATTGAATGGTTCTAGAACGATGGAATGAATGATGTTATcagataaaatattatatttatatggaatgagagaatgaaaggttatagccattggttaactAAAGGATCAGATATTAGATGGAGGTAATGAAGTAAGGATATTTTTATCTTGAAAGTGCACAAGAGATACGTGACCACCCTACCGACACACAGTAATTGgattgaagatgcttttatgtttgtttgtcttgttaaaaaaaataaaaaaccttttgcaaaaaaataaaaagaaagaaatagagatgagcaccaccccctatagtcagcaacgACAATGGAGTAAAATCAGCAGGGACCCCTTTAGCTTTCTTATCATTGGTGGGAACAACATTTGCAGCTGGTTTTGAGAATACCTATTCTTGTTCCCTGCTTTGTCTGACTTCAGCCAGCGTGCTCTGTCttgtttcttgatttttttttcaatttattgtGTGGAAATTTGATTATAGGCTGTCTATTCCAATTATACATCC contains:
- the KCNK6 gene encoding potassium channel subfamily K member 6, which encodes MRRGAVLTAFALAYAGYLLLGALIISAVERPYESRLRAELRNLKSDFLRSSPCLSEAGLERFLGAVLRADRHSAALLHNGSAATSNWDFASAFFFASTLITTVGYGYTTPLSDAGKAFCIFYAVVGVPFTMLVLTATVQRLVDTFTSGPLEYLALRWGSDRRILLWGHLLVLMGLVLATFFLVPAAIFSSLEESWSFLDAFYFCFISLCTIGLGDYVPGEQPRQRLRPLYKVSVTVYLLLGLMAMLLILQTFHKLADLHGLSELIFLPPEQPPEEHQSILGEPSPASEPGQKEKLPAHPRPGGPSHYSSINR